In Priestia megaterium NBRC 15308 = ATCC 14581, the following proteins share a genomic window:
- the essA gene encoding type VII secretion protein EssA — MMKPIVLNKKIGSIVLIFSLLYFPIAAAAEADDGNVEEIKPNVYKDDPINLDPESLLENKKEVGNIPEEIKDLTFEKEEDVEKESLKESLFANASAEDNTISAKAKEYNLFSSKNTSYKKDRTEQTASEKSSDLQWFYLLLIGVGVVVLFAVLIPRISPQPSVKK, encoded by the coding sequence ATGATGAAACCTATAGTGCTTAATAAGAAGATTGGAAGTATTGTTCTTATTTTTTCACTTCTTTATTTCCCTATAGCAGCAGCGGCTGAAGCTGATGACGGAAACGTTGAAGAGATTAAACCAAATGTATATAAGGATGATCCGATTAACTTGGACCCCGAATCTTTGCTAGAAAATAAAAAAGAAGTAGGAAATATTCCGGAGGAAATAAAGGATCTTACATTTGAAAAAGAGGAAGATGTAGAGAAAGAGAGCTTAAAAGAAAGTCTTTTTGCGAACGCATCAGCTGAAGATAATACGATTTCTGCGAAAGCAAAAGAATATAACTTGTTTTCTTCTAAAAACACTTCCTACAAGAAAGATCGAACAGAACAAACTGCTTCTGAAAAGTCATCAGACCTACAATGGTTTTATTTATTATTGATTGGTGTGGGGGTTGTTGTATTATTTGCGGTTTTAATACCGCGCATTAGCCCTCAGCCTTCTGTGAAAAAATGA
- a CDS encoding endonuclease gives MKLYALCKKTWAISLLVFVLLVSLTPVSQAAAFLSVAQALENQNNSVQTVKGYVVGQPTGTSTVITNNYPNDYALALADSSNETNTDKMVYVQIPSNLRSTFGLQSHSELRGKSLTVTGTLTPYFSHPGIKSVTSISTETGGTDPAPDPTEPTVPVEDYYRTAAEKTGNSLKTELHNIIDHHTELSYSAVWEALKKTDEDPANANNVILLYTGRSQAKSTNGGGVDDWNREHVWAKSHGDFGTAMGPGTDLHHLRPTDVSVNSTRGNLDFDNGGTEHSEALGNYFDSDSWEPRDEVKGDVARMLFYMAVRYEGDVSDEPDLELNNTVNNGTAPYHGKLSVLLQWNAQDPVDDRERRRNDIIYSDYQHNRNPFIDHPEWVNEIWN, from the coding sequence GTGAAATTATACGCTCTGTGTAAAAAAACATGGGCAATATCCCTGCTTGTTTTTGTTCTTTTAGTGAGCTTAACTCCTGTTAGTCAAGCAGCCGCATTTTTATCTGTTGCACAAGCTCTTGAGAATCAAAACAATAGTGTACAAACGGTCAAAGGATATGTAGTAGGTCAACCTACAGGCACATCTACAGTTATTACGAACAATTACCCAAACGATTATGCACTTGCTCTTGCTGACAGCTCAAATGAAACCAATACAGACAAGATGGTGTACGTTCAAATTCCTTCAAATTTGCGAAGTACATTTGGACTTCAAAGTCACTCGGAGTTAAGAGGGAAAAGTCTTACTGTTACGGGCACACTCACTCCTTATTTTTCACACCCAGGAATAAAATCAGTTACTTCTATCAGTACAGAAACAGGAGGAACTGATCCGGCTCCAGATCCCACAGAGCCAACCGTTCCAGTAGAAGACTACTATCGTACTGCAGCTGAAAAAACAGGAAACAGCTTAAAGACAGAGCTTCATAACATTATTGATCATCACACAGAACTGTCGTATTCAGCCGTATGGGAAGCTTTAAAGAAAACGGATGAAGATCCAGCTAACGCAAATAACGTTATTTTGCTCTACACAGGGCGTTCACAGGCTAAGAGTACAAATGGAGGCGGAGTGGACGATTGGAACCGTGAGCACGTCTGGGCAAAGTCTCACGGGGATTTTGGAACAGCTATGGGACCTGGAACAGATCTTCATCACTTACGTCCAACCGATGTATCTGTAAACAGTACGAGAGGAAACTTAGATTTTGATAACGGAGGGACGGAACATAGCGAAGCACTCGGAAATTATTTTGACAGTGATTCATGGGAACCTCGAGATGAAGTAAAAGGCGACGTGGCTCGTATGTTGTTTTATATGGCCGTGCGCTATGAAGGCGATGTAAGTGATGAGCCTGACTTAGAACTTAACAACACAGTGAATAATGGCACTGCTCCTTATCACGGGAAATTATCTGTGCTTCTTCAATGGAATGCCCAAGACCCAGTAGATGATCGAGAACGACGTAGAAATGACATTATTTATTCAGACTATCAGCATAACCGCAATCCTTTTATTGACCATCCTGAATGGGTGAATGAGATTTGGAACTAA
- a CDS encoding family 14 glycosylhydrolase: MKQLCKKGLAFVLMFIFVNAFILSPINGAAAVDGKSMNPGYKTYLMAPLKKVTDYTTWEAFENDLRKAKQNGFYAVTVDFWWGDMEKNGDQQFDFSYAQRFAQAARNAGIKIVPIISTHQCGGNVGDDCNVPLPSWVWNLKSDDSLYFESETGTTNKETLSPLATDVISKQYGELYTAFAQALAPYKDVIAKIYLSGGPAGEIRYPSYTAADGTGYPSRGKFQVYTNFAKSKFQSYALTKYGSLAGINQAWGTNLTSASQILPPSDGYQFLKDGYSTAYGKDFLAWYQGALEDHTKRIGQLAHQAFDSTFNVPIGAKVAGIHWQYNNPTIPHAAEKPAGYNDYNALLDAFKIAKLDITFTCLEMTDSGNYPEYSMPKTLVRQVAGIANAKGVVLNGENALTIGSEDQYKKAAEMAFNYNFAGFTLLRFYDVINNDTLMGQFKNTLGVTPLAQTVVVKNAPTALGETVYIVGDRAELGQWDTSIYPIKLTYNSSTADWRGTVHFPASQNVQFKAIVKRADGSLKAWQPSQQYWSVPSTTTTYTDNW, encoded by the coding sequence ATGAAACAGCTATGTAAAAAAGGGTTGGCTTTCGTTTTGATGTTTATTTTTGTTAACGCTTTCATTTTGAGTCCAATTAACGGAGCGGCTGCCGTAGATGGAAAATCAATGAATCCAGGTTACAAAACCTATTTAATGGCGCCTTTAAAAAAGGTAACAGACTATACAACATGGGAAGCGTTTGAGAACGATTTACGCAAAGCGAAACAAAATGGATTTTATGCAGTGACAGTAGACTTCTGGTGGGGAGATATGGAGAAAAACGGCGATCAGCAGTTCGATTTTTCCTATGCGCAGCGCTTTGCTCAAGCAGCTCGTAATGCAGGTATAAAGATCGTTCCTATTATTTCTACTCATCAGTGTGGAGGCAATGTAGGAGATGATTGTAACGTTCCGCTTCCATCTTGGGTATGGAACTTAAAAAGTGATGACAGCCTTTACTTTGAATCTGAAACAGGTACGACAAATAAAGAAACGCTAAGCCCGCTTGCAACGGACGTTATTTCTAAGCAATACGGAGAGCTCTACACTGCATTTGCGCAAGCGTTAGCACCTTATAAAGACGTGATTGCTAAAATCTATTTATCAGGAGGCCCTGCAGGTGAAATTCGTTATCCGTCTTATACAGCAGCAGACGGAACCGGCTATCCGTCTAGAGGGAAATTTCAAGTGTATACGAACTTCGCCAAAAGCAAGTTTCAATCATATGCTTTGACTAAATACGGTTCACTCGCCGGCATTAATCAAGCATGGGGAACCAATTTAACGTCTGCATCGCAAATTTTACCACCATCAGATGGCTATCAGTTCTTAAAAGATGGTTATTCAACAGCTTATGGAAAAGATTTCTTAGCATGGTATCAAGGAGCTTTGGAAGATCATACAAAACGTATTGGACAGTTAGCTCATCAGGCTTTTGATTCCACCTTTAACGTACCAATCGGTGCAAAAGTGGCAGGAATTCATTGGCAGTATAACAATCCCACGATTCCTCATGCTGCAGAAAAACCTGCTGGATATAATGATTACAACGCGCTTTTAGATGCGTTTAAAATAGCTAAATTAGATATAACGTTTACGTGCTTAGAAATGACGGACAGCGGAAATTATCCGGAATATTCTATGCCAAAGACGCTTGTACGCCAGGTAGCAGGTATTGCGAATGCAAAAGGAGTTGTTTTAAACGGGGAAAATGCTTTAACTATAGGCAGTGAAGATCAATATAAAAAAGCAGCTGAAATGGCCTTTAACTATAATTTTGCAGGATTTACTTTGCTTCGTTTCTACGATGTTATTAACAATGATACGCTGATGGGGCAATTTAAAAATACGTTGGGCGTTACACCACTTGCGCAAACGGTTGTAGTAAAAAATGCGCCAACTGCATTAGGAGAAACGGTTTATATTGTTGGAGACAGAGCTGAGCTAGGTCAGTGGGATACGTCCATTTATCCAATTAAATTAACATATAATTCATCTACAGCTGATTGGAGAGGCACCGTCCATTTTCCTGCGAGTCAAAATGTTCAATTTAAAGCAATTGTGAAGAGAGCTGATGGATCGTTAAAAGCATGGCAGCCTTCGCAGCAATATTGGAGCGTGCCGTCAACAACAACGACTTATACAGATAATTGGTAA
- the msrA gene encoding peptide-methionine (S)-S-oxide reductase MsrA, which yields MEKATFAGGCFWCMVTPFEELEGIHGIVSGYMGGTVDNPTYEQVKSGTSGYYEVVQITFDPEVFPYKRLLDLYWPQIDPTDNGGQFQDRGSQYRTAIFYHNDSQKQAAEETKLEVAESGRFKKPIVTSILPASTFYEAEEYHQDFHKKNPKHYKEDRAKSGRDEFIETNWK from the coding sequence ATGGAAAAAGCTACATTTGCAGGTGGATGTTTCTGGTGTATGGTTACACCTTTTGAAGAGCTAGAAGGTATTCACGGCATTGTATCAGGATATATGGGGGGAACTGTGGATAACCCTACTTATGAGCAAGTAAAATCTGGAACAAGCGGTTACTACGAAGTGGTTCAAATCACATTTGACCCCGAAGTGTTTCCGTATAAACGTTTATTAGATCTTTATTGGCCGCAAATTGATCCAACAGATAACGGAGGTCAATTTCAAGATCGCGGCTCGCAATATCGAACAGCAATTTTTTACCATAACGACAGCCAAAAACAAGCAGCTGAAGAGACGAAGCTAGAGGTCGCAGAAAGCGGACGTTTTAAAAAACCAATCGTAACAAGCATTCTTCCTGCCTCTACGTTTTATGAAGCCGAAGAGTATCACCAAGATTTTCACAAGAAAAATCCAAAGCATTATAAAGAAGACCGCGCTAAGTCTGGTCGAGATGAATTTATTGAAACGAACTGGAAATAA
- a CDS encoding ATP-binding protein, producing the protein MLQDNLILEHYGLNELNFDTIKSYRDRFAEVKPAHPWNALETKEFLYKVGAWGKVRDTHKEGVTLAGLLLFSEERIITEVLPQYFLEYRESKGNEEWTERFTSQDGTWSGNIFDFYFHIHEIVRNSEPQPSIASSLTEVLINMLIHADYNGEGGVILEKQPSHYVFSNPGLLLVPTDSVFSNTVSQLRNPNIVKLFSLLGLCERSGSGLKKVKQNWSLHHYKTPAIDQDVSMHRTVVTLSLSTQERQVSSSEKDTYHTSATDSGNNFKDVEKYQNTPENNVEIDSYNKNNYSYNKGLIEEFKSYNNDVNSFNKEDNCYNNESNLYNNDVNSYINNHNSYNNEQEEDSSNLVNVENIDTKLWDIAALAREKKRLSPNQMEHIILELCKEKPLMLKEFAYLLERTPDGVRNNYLTKLLRKGQLQLKYPNQPNHPKQAYLFNKKDIEK; encoded by the coding sequence ATGTTACAAGATAATCTCATCCTAGAGCACTATGGATTAAACGAATTAAATTTTGATACGATCAAAAGCTATCGGGATCGGTTTGCTGAAGTAAAACCAGCTCATCCTTGGAATGCGCTTGAAACAAAGGAGTTTTTATACAAGGTAGGAGCTTGGGGAAAGGTTAGAGATACCCATAAAGAAGGAGTCACACTCGCAGGCCTGCTTTTATTCAGTGAAGAACGGATTATCACAGAAGTTTTACCACAATACTTTTTAGAATACCGGGAAAGTAAAGGGAACGAAGAATGGACAGAGCGCTTTACCTCTCAAGACGGGACGTGGTCAGGAAATATTTTTGATTTTTATTTTCATATTCATGAAATTGTTCGTAATAGCGAACCTCAGCCGTCAATCGCTTCCTCTTTAACAGAAGTTTTGATTAATATGCTTATTCATGCAGATTATAATGGCGAGGGCGGCGTTATTTTAGAAAAGCAACCTTCTCATTACGTTTTTTCTAATCCAGGTCTTTTGTTAGTACCTACAGATTCAGTTTTTAGCAATACCGTTAGTCAGCTTCGAAATCCAAATATCGTTAAGCTATTCAGTTTACTAGGACTATGTGAACGTTCGGGCTCTGGTTTGAAAAAAGTAAAGCAAAATTGGAGCCTGCATCATTATAAAACGCCAGCTATTGATCAAGATGTTTCTATGCATCGTACAGTGGTCACGTTATCTTTGTCCACTCAAGAAAGACAGGTAAGTTCTTCTGAAAAAGACACTTATCATACGTCTGCAACTGATTCGGGAAATAATTTTAAAGATGTCGAAAAATATCAAAATACACCTGAAAACAATGTCGAAATTGACTCCTATAATAAAAATAATTACTCCTATAATAAAGGATTAATAGAGGAGTTTAAGTCATATAATAACGATGTTAACTCCTTTAATAAGGAAGATAACTGCTATAATAATGAGAGTAACTTATATAATAACGATGTTAACTCCTATATTAATAACCACAACTCCTATAATAATGAGCAAGAAGAGGATTCTTCTAATTTGGTAAATGTAGAGAATATTGATACGAAGCTATGGGATATTGCAGCGCTGGCTCGTGAAAAAAAACGGCTTTCGCCGAATCAGATGGAACATATTATTCTTGAGTTATGTAAAGAAAAACCGCTCATGCTTAAAGAGTTTGCTTATTTACTAGAAAGAACGCCGGATGGAGTACGTAATAATTATTTAACAAAGCTATTACGAAAAGGACAATTACAGTTGAAATATCCAAATCAGCCAAACCATCCAAAACAGGCATATTTATTTAATAAGAAAGATATAGAGAAATAA
- a CDS encoding ABC-F family ATP-binding cassette domain-containing protein produces MSVLNVKNLSHGFGDRAIFNDVSFRLLKGEHVGLIGANGEGKSTFMNIITGKLEPDAGKVEWSKKVRVGYLDQHTALERGLSIRDVLKSAFQYLFDLEAQMNGLYEKMAEVSPEELEKLLEEVGTLQDLLTNNDFYVIDAKVEEIARGLGLEDIGLDRDVQDLSGGQRTKVLLAKLLLEKPEILLLDEPTNYLDEQHIEWLRRYLQEYENAFILISHDLPFLNSVINLIYHMENQELNRYVGDYDDFMKVYEMKKQQLEAAYKKQQQEMADLKDFVARNKARVSTRNMAMSRQKKLDKMEVIELAQERPKPEFNFKGARTSSKLIFETSDLVIGYEEPLSKPLNLKMERGQKIALVGANGIGKTTLLKSILGEIKPISGSVEKGDYQHIGYFEQEIKTANYNTCIEEVWNEFSHFTQYEIRAALAKCGLTTKHIESKVEVLSGGEKAKVRLCKLINNETNILVLDEPTNHLDVDAKDELKRALKEYKGSILIICHEPEFYQDVVTDVWNCESWTTKLF; encoded by the coding sequence ATGAGTGTATTAAACGTAAAAAATCTAAGCCATGGTTTTGGTGACCGTGCGATTTTTAACGATGTATCATTTCGATTGTTAAAAGGTGAACACGTCGGCTTAATTGGAGCAAACGGCGAAGGTAAATCAACATTTATGAACATCATTACAGGCAAGCTAGAACCGGATGCTGGAAAAGTAGAATGGTCTAAAAAAGTGCGCGTTGGCTATTTAGATCAGCACACAGCATTAGAGCGCGGCCTTTCTATTCGTGATGTACTAAAAAGTGCTTTTCAATACTTATTTGATTTAGAAGCTCAAATGAATGGCCTCTACGAGAAAATGGCGGAGGTATCACCAGAAGAACTCGAAAAACTATTAGAAGAAGTCGGTACGCTTCAAGACCTCTTAACAAACAATGACTTTTATGTTATCGATGCGAAAGTCGAAGAAATTGCACGCGGATTAGGATTAGAAGATATCGGCTTAGATCGCGATGTACAGGATTTAAGCGGCGGACAGCGTACGAAAGTATTATTAGCCAAACTGCTGCTTGAAAAACCAGAAATTCTTTTACTTGATGAGCCTACAAACTACTTGGATGAACAGCATATTGAGTGGCTGCGACGCTACTTGCAAGAATATGAAAATGCCTTTATTTTAATTTCTCACGATCTTCCATTTTTAAATAGCGTGATCAATTTAATTTATCATATGGAAAACCAAGAGTTAAATCGCTATGTAGGAGACTACGACGATTTTATGAAAGTATATGAGATGAAAAAACAGCAGCTTGAAGCAGCGTATAAAAAACAACAGCAAGAAATGGCAGATTTAAAAGATTTCGTAGCGAGAAACAAAGCCCGTGTGTCGACACGAAATATGGCCATGTCCCGTCAAAAAAAGCTCGATAAAATGGAAGTAATTGAACTAGCTCAGGAGCGTCCAAAACCAGAGTTTAACTTTAAGGGTGCTCGTACTTCAAGCAAATTAATTTTTGAAACATCTGATTTAGTCATTGGATACGAAGAGCCGCTTTCTAAGCCACTGAATTTAAAAATGGAGCGAGGTCAAAAGATTGCCCTTGTAGGAGCAAATGGAATCGGGAAAACAACTCTTTTAAAAAGTATTTTAGGAGAAATCAAACCGATTTCAGGCTCTGTAGAAAAAGGAGATTACCAGCATATTGGCTATTTTGAACAAGAAATCAAAACCGCTAATTACAATACGTGTATTGAAGAAGTATGGAATGAGTTTTCTCACTTTACCCAATACGAGATTCGCGCAGCTTTAGCTAAATGCGGCTTAACAACAAAACATATTGAAAGTAAAGTAGAAGTTCTAAGCGGTGGAGAAAAAGCAAAAGTTCGTCTATGTAAGCTAATTAACAATGAAACCAACATTCTTGTACTGGATGAGCCTACAAACCACTTAGATGTAGATGCGAAAGATGAATTAAAACGAGCTTTAAAAGAATACAAAGGAAGTATCTTAATTATTTGCCACGAACCTGAATTTTATCAAGATGTTGTCACAGACGTGTGGAACTGCGAATCTTGGACGACTAAATTATTTTAA
- a CDS encoding D-2-hydroxyacid dehydrogenase, translating to MNIHTILVAGRMHKELEEIIKQKQLPQTFRFMEEQDVTIEDLNWADALLSFGPTNCFEDHSFKWIHSLGAGVDRFLESGNWKKSVMLTRTVCSFGQRISEYCLSYMLAELQHHAQFQHQQKQKQWKVIEPKQLSTQTVIIYGTGEIGGRLAAVLKSFGVRVMGVSKSGNEKPSFDQVVSISKEKELLKEADWIISTMPLTHETKSYFDPKWMNVVESAYFINVGRGATVDENALVEAIEQKRIRKAYIDVFEHEPLTKESSWWDHSNIIITPHISAVTTPEEAVRCFVETLQKVEQGGLPSNLVNIERGY from the coding sequence ATGAACATTCATACGATACTAGTGGCAGGAAGAATGCATAAAGAGCTGGAGGAGATAATCAAACAAAAGCAGCTGCCTCAGACGTTTCGATTTATGGAAGAGCAAGACGTGACAATTGAAGATTTAAACTGGGCTGACGCGCTTTTATCCTTCGGTCCAACGAATTGCTTTGAAGACCATAGCTTTAAATGGATTCATTCTCTCGGCGCAGGAGTCGATCGGTTCTTAGAAAGCGGTAATTGGAAAAAGAGTGTGATGTTAACACGTACGGTTTGTTCATTCGGTCAGCGAATCAGTGAATATTGTCTTAGCTATATGCTAGCTGAACTTCAGCACCACGCACAGTTTCAGCATCAGCAAAAACAAAAGCAGTGGAAAGTGATAGAGCCTAAGCAGCTTTCTACTCAAACGGTCATAATTTACGGAACAGGTGAAATCGGCGGGCGTCTTGCAGCCGTTTTAAAATCTTTTGGTGTACGAGTAATGGGTGTATCTAAAAGTGGAAATGAAAAGCCGTCATTTGATCAAGTGGTCTCGATTTCGAAGGAAAAAGAATTGCTAAAAGAAGCCGATTGGATTATTAGTACAATGCCGCTAACACATGAAACAAAAAGCTACTTTGATCCAAAATGGATGAATGTAGTTGAAAGTGCATACTTTATAAATGTTGGACGAGGAGCAACTGTAGATGAAAATGCGTTAGTAGAGGCTATTGAGCAAAAACGTATTCGAAAAGCATACATAGACGTGTTTGAGCATGAGCCGTTAACGAAAGAATCGTCTTGGTGGGATCATTCAAACATCATCATAACACCTCATATTTCAGCGGTGACTACGCCTGAAGAAGCCGTCAGGTGCTTTGTTGAAACGCTGCAAAAAGTTGAGCAAGGCGGATTGCCTTCTAACTTGGTTAATATTGAAAGAGGCTATTAA
- a CDS encoding nitric oxide synthase oxygenase, whose product MKQEELFEQARVFIETCYAELEKSEADKNKRLKEIHQQIMSLGHYDHTFEELEHGARMAWRNSNKCIGRLFWHSLNVFDKRDANTVEEIRDALFHHIEYATNDGKIRPTITVFKPKMKAKEPVRIWNHQLIRYAGYETEDGTIGDPDSVAFTEVCRNLGWEGEKTHFDVLPLVLQVNEGSPRCFDIPKHLVKEVAITHPELPEFEDLQLKWYAVPMISDMKLEIGGIDYVAAPFNGWYMGTEIGARNLADTYRYNQLPKIASMMELNMDYNATLWKDKALVELNVAVLSSFKREGVSIVDHHTAAQQFHLFEEREQKNGREVTGNWTWLIPPVSPATMHIFHKPYKNKVLSPNYFYQDAAY is encoded by the coding sequence TTGAAGCAAGAAGAATTATTTGAACAAGCACGTGTATTTATAGAGACGTGTTACGCTGAACTTGAAAAAAGCGAAGCGGATAAAAACAAGCGGTTAAAAGAAATCCATCAGCAAATTATGTCACTCGGACATTATGATCATACATTTGAAGAGTTAGAGCACGGAGCTCGTATGGCTTGGAGAAACAGCAATAAATGTATCGGCCGACTATTTTGGCACTCGCTCAATGTATTTGATAAGCGAGATGCGAACACAGTTGAAGAGATAAGAGACGCCCTGTTTCACCATATTGAATATGCAACAAATGACGGGAAAATCCGGCCTACTATTACGGTGTTTAAACCGAAAATGAAAGCAAAAGAGCCGGTTAGAATATGGAATCATCAGCTAATCCGCTATGCGGGGTATGAGACTGAAGACGGTACGATAGGAGATCCTGATTCTGTTGCGTTCACGGAGGTTTGCCGAAATTTGGGGTGGGAAGGTGAGAAAACTCACTTCGATGTTCTTCCTCTAGTCCTGCAAGTGAACGAAGGGTCGCCTCGATGTTTTGATATTCCAAAACATTTAGTGAAAGAAGTAGCTATTACGCATCCAGAACTTCCTGAATTTGAAGACTTACAGTTAAAATGGTACGCTGTCCCGATGATTTCAGATATGAAGCTAGAAATTGGAGGGATTGATTACGTCGCAGCACCGTTTAATGGATGGTACATGGGGACTGAGATTGGGGCGCGAAATTTAGCGGATACGTATCGTTATAACCAACTTCCCAAAATAGCTTCTATGATGGAATTGAACATGGATTACAACGCGACGCTTTGGAAGGACAAAGCTCTTGTTGAATTAAACGTTGCAGTGCTTTCTTCTTTTAAACGAGAAGGCGTTAGCATTGTAGACCATCACACCGCTGCTCAGCAATTTCACTTGTTTGAAGAAAGAGAGCAAAAAAATGGCCGCGAAGTGACTGGGAACTGGACGTGGTTGATTCCGCCGGTTTCGCCAGCTACCATGCATATTTTTCATAAGCCTTATAAAAATAAAGTATTATCACCAAATTATTTTTATCAAGACGCTGCTTATTAA
- a CDS encoding YflJ family protein, with product MHVGSKGWYVEELKKRGVRNHEGRKVEKYKTYVLANLLDTHKN from the coding sequence ATGCACGTAGGAAGCAAAGGTTGGTATGTTGAGGAACTTAAGAAACGAGGAGTTCGCAACCACGAAGGCCGCAAAGTAGAAAAGTACAAAACCTATGTACTTGCTAACTTGCTTGATACACACAAAAATTAA
- a CDS encoding RrF2 family transcriptional regulator: MRLTQYTDYSLRVLLYLGVRDNNKLSNIKEIAEAYNISKNHLMKIIHELGKLGLIETIRGRNGGIRLAQLPKDINIGKVVRQTEEDFHIVECFDREGNFCIISPVCKLKNVLHEAMQAFIKVLDQYTLEDLIQNKDDLNLLLLSQKNEE; encoded by the coding sequence ATGAGGCTCACACAATATACAGATTACTCACTGCGAGTTTTATTATATTTAGGCGTTCGCGATAATAATAAACTAAGCAATATAAAAGAAATTGCTGAAGCGTATAATATTTCAAAAAACCATCTTATGAAAATCATTCACGAGCTTGGAAAACTTGGCTTAATTGAAACGATCCGAGGACGAAACGGCGGTATTCGTTTAGCTCAGCTTCCAAAAGACATTAATATTGGAAAAGTGGTACGTCAAACAGAAGAAGATTTTCATATCGTTGAATGTTTTGACCGTGAAGGAAACTTCTGCATTATTAGCCCCGTCTGTAAGTTAAAAAATGTTTTACATGAAGCCATGCAAGCCTTCATTAAGGTGTTAGATCAATATACGCTAGAAGATCTAATTCAAAATAAAGATGATTTAAACCTCCTCCTTCTATCTCAAAAAAACGAGGAATGA
- the hmpA gene encoding NO-inducible flavohemoprotein: MKQTTISIVKSTVPVLEQHGQAITTRFYEMLFEQYPSLKNVFNQTNQKTGRQQMALANTVYAAAQYIDRLETLLPVVKQIAHKHRSIGVKAEHYPIVGEFLLKAIKDVLKEAATDEIMEAWKEAYGAIADVFISVEQELYEEAEEKGWKDYKKLMVHKKVIEAEDVYSFYLVSPDQKALPAFLPGQYVSVRIPGQEYLSIRQYSLSGYPNQPYYKITVKKEKQMEDGVVSTYLHDQLKEGDLLEVSVPAGDFVLKENSKSVFISGGVGITPMMSMLHQALENNQEVTFIHSAKNEQFHAMKQELQLLSETYKFEQHVFYSQAQTDQHDEHITYGRLTKKELAKYAGDKHAYYYVCGSSSFTQMVLEGLAEMGISQENIMYESFGPKMSMTPSA; encoded by the coding sequence ATGAAACAAACAACTATTTCTATTGTAAAAAGTACAGTTCCTGTTTTAGAACAGCATGGTCAAGCAATTACAACTCGTTTTTATGAGATGCTTTTTGAACAGTATCCTTCTTTAAAAAATGTATTCAACCAAACAAATCAAAAAACAGGCCGTCAGCAAATGGCGTTAGCTAATACAGTTTATGCCGCTGCGCAGTACATCGATCGGCTTGAAACGCTGCTTCCAGTTGTAAAGCAAATCGCTCATAAACACCGCAGTATTGGCGTAAAAGCAGAGCACTATCCAATTGTCGGAGAGTTCTTATTAAAAGCAATTAAAGATGTTTTAAAAGAAGCTGCGACCGATGAGATTATGGAAGCTTGGAAAGAAGCATACGGTGCCATTGCGGACGTGTTCATAAGTGTGGAGCAAGAATTATATGAAGAAGCCGAAGAAAAAGGATGGAAAGATTATAAAAAACTAATGGTTCATAAAAAAGTAATAGAAGCAGAAGACGTGTACTCGTTTTATTTAGTATCACCTGATCAAAAAGCGCTGCCTGCTTTTCTGCCAGGTCAGTATGTCAGTGTACGAATTCCTGGTCAAGAGTATTTATCCATTCGTCAGTACAGCTTATCTGGCTATCCAAACCAACCATACTATAAAATTACGGTGAAAAAAGAAAAGCAAATGGAAGACGGGGTCGTGTCAACTTATTTACATGACCAATTGAAAGAAGGAGACTTGCTTGAAGTCAGCGTTCCAGCAGGAGATTTTGTCTTAAAAGAAAATAGTAAATCAGTATTTATCAGCGGAGGTGTAGGAATTACTCCAATGATGTCAATGCTTCATCAAGCACTGGAAAACAATCAAGAAGTAACATTTATTCACAGTGCTAAAAATGAGCAGTTTCATGCAATGAAACAAGAGCTTCAATTGTTGTCAGAGACATATAAGTTTGAACAACACGTTTTTTATAGTCAAGCGCAAACAGACCAGCATGATGAACATATAACGTATGGTCGCTTAACTAAAAAAGAGCTAGCTAAATATGCCGGCGATAAACATGCATATTATTATGTTTGTGGATCTTCTTCATTTACGCAAATGGTGTTAGAAGGCCTAGCTGAAATGGGTATTTCCCAAGAAAATATCATGTATGAATCGTTTGGCCCGAAAATGAGTATGACTCCTTCCGCATAA